The Xanthomonas sontii genomic sequence GCGCCAGCGTCGACAGCATCCGCCGGCTGATCGTCAATCCGGGCAGCAGCCGGCCGGTGACCCTGGACGCGGTCGCCGACGTGGTCGCCACCACCGGCCCCAGCGAGATCCACCGCGCCGACCAGATCCGTGTGGCGATCGTCTCGGCCAATCTGCGCGACATCGACCTGGGTACGGCGGTGCGCGAGGTGGGCGAGATGGTGGCGCGCGACCCGCTCGGCGCCGGCGTCGGCATGCACATCGGCGGGCAGGGCGAGGAACTGGCGCAGTCGGCGCGCTCGCTGCTGTTCGCGTTCGGTCTGGCGGTGTTCCTGGTGTACCTGGTGATGGCCTCGCAGTTCGAGTCGCTGCTGCACCCGTTCGTCATCCTGTTCACCATCCCGCTGGCGCTGGTCGGCGCGGTGCTGGCGCTGCTGCTGACCGGCAAGCCGGTGTCGGTGGTGGTGTTCATCGGCCTGATCCTGCTGGTGGGCCTGGTGACCAAGAACGCGATCATCCTGATCGACAAGGTCAACCAGTTGCGCGAGGAGGGCGTGGCCAAGCGCGCGGCGCTGATCGAAGGCGCACGCTCGCGGTTGCGGCCGATCGTGATGACCACGCTGTGCACGCTGTTCGGCTTCCTGCCGCTGGCGATCGCCAGCGGCGAGGGCGCCGAGGTGCGCGCGCCGATGGCGATCACCGTGATCGGCGGGCTGCTGGTGTCCACGTTGCTGACCCTGCTGGTGATCCCGGTGGTCTACGACCGCCTGGACCGCCGCGCCGACGCGTACTACGCCGAACGCGGGCGACGTGCGCGGCAACGTGAAAACGGCGAGCGGCGCCTGCAGGACGGCGAGGGCGCGCCGGCATGAGCGTCGCCGAGTTCAGCATCCGCCGTCCGGTCACCACCATCATGTGCTTCGTGTCGCTGGTGGTGGTCGGGCTGATCGCCGCCTTCCGCCTGCCGCTGGAGGCCTTGCCGGACATCTCCGCGCCGTTCCTGTTCGTGCAGCTGCCGTACACCGGCTCGACCCCGGACGAGGTCGAGCGCAACCTGGTGCGGCCGACCGAGGAAGCGCTGGCGACGATGACTGGGATCAAGCGCATGCGCTCGACCGCCACCGCCGACGGCGCCAACATCTTCATCGAGTTCTCCGACTGGGACCGCGACATCGCCATCGCCGCCTCCGATGCGCGCGAGCGTATCGACGCGATCCGCGCCGACCTGCCGGCCGACCTGCGGCGCTACAACGTGTTCAAGTGGTCCAGCAGCGACCAGCCGGTACTGAAGGTGCGCCTGGCCGGCGCAGCCGACCTGACCGGCGCGTACGACATGCTCGACCGCGAGTTCAAGCGCCGCCTGGAGCGCATTCCCGGGGTGGCCAAGGTGTCGGTGTCCGGCGCGCCGCCGAACGAGGTCGAGATCGCCATCGCCCCGGACCGGCTCAGCGCGCACAACCTCAGCCTCAACCAGCTCAGCGAGCGTCTGGGCAAGCTCAACTTCTCGCTGTCGGCCGGGCAGATCGACGACAACGGCCAGCGCCTGCGGGTGCAGCCGGTCGGCGAACTGCGCGACCTGCAGGAGCTGCGCGACCTGGTCATCGACGCCAAGGGCCTGCGCCTGGGCGACATCGCCGAGGTGCGGCTGAAACCGACCCGGATGAGCTACGGGCGGCGCCTGGACGGGCGCCCGGCGGTGGGCCTGGACGTGTTCAAGGAGCGCAGCGCGAATCTGGTCGAGGTCTCGCGCGCGGTGCTGGCCGAGGTCGAGCAGATCCGCAAGCAGCCGGCGCTGAGCGACGTGCAGATCAAGGTCATCGACAACCAGGGCAAGGCGGTGACCTCGTCGCTGGCGGAGCTGGCCGAAGCCGGCGCGGTCGGCCTGCTGCTGTCGGTGACGGTGCTGTTCTTCTTCCTGCGCCACTGGCCATCGACACTGATGGTGACCCTGGCGATCCCGATCTGCTTCGCGATCACCCTGGGTTTCATGTACTTCGCCGGGGTCACCCTCAACATCCTGACCATGATGGGCCTGCTGCTGGCGGTGGGCATGCTGGTGGACAACGCGGTGGTGGTGGTGGAGAGCATCTACCAGGAGCGCGAGCGCATGCCCGACCAGCCGCAGCGCGCTTCCATCCTCGGCACCCGCAATGTCGCCATCGCGCTGTCGGCCGGCACCCTGTGCCACTGCATCGTGTTCTTGCCGAACCTGTTCGGCGAGACCAACAACATCAGCATTTTCATGTCGCAGATCGCCATCACCATCTCGGTGTCGCTGCTGGCGTCGTGGCTGGTGGCGGTGAGCCTGATCCCGATGCTGTCGGCGCGCATGCGCACCCCGGCGCTGCTGCATTCCCCGCATGGGCTGATCCCGCGCCTGCAGCGCCGCTACGCGCGGGTGCTGGCCTGGTCGCTGGCGCACCGCGGCTGGAGCGTGTGCGCGATCCTGCTGATCAGCGCGCTGAGCGTGATCCCGATGCTGCAGACCAAGAAGGACATGTTCGGCGGCGACGGCGGCGAGCAGGTCTTCATCGGCTACCAATGGAAGGGCGCCTACACGCGCGAGCAGATGGCCGAGGAAGTGACCCGGCTGGAACGCTTCATCGACGCGCGCCGCGCGCAGTACCACGTGACCCAGGTGTATTCCTGGTTCAGCGAGGAGGAGGGCAGCAGCACCACGCTGACCGTCGATCTGAAGCAGGTCCGCGACCTGCCCACGCTGATGGAACGCATCCGCAAGGAACTGCCGCGCTCGGCGCGGGTGGGTTTCCACGTCGGCAACAGCAACGGCGGCGATGGCGGCAACGGCGGCGGGCAGACCGTGCAGGTGCAACTGGTCGGCGATTCCACCGAGGCGCTACGCGCGCTCGCCGACGACGTGGTGCCGCTGCTGGCGCGGCGCAAGGAGCTGCGCGACGTGCGCGTGGACAGCGGCGATCGCAGCGCCGAACTGGCGGTGCGGGTGGACCGCGAGCGCGCCGCCGCGTTCGGCTTCAGCGCCGAGCAGGTCGCCAGCTTCGTCGGCCTGGCGCTGCGCGGCGCGTCGCTGCGCGAGTTCCGCCACGGCGACAACGAGGTGCCGGTGTGGGTGCGCTTCGCCGGTGCCGAGCAGACCTCGCCGGAAGACCTGGACAGCTTCAACGTGCGCACCCAGGACGGGCGCAGCGTGCCGCTGCTGAGCCTGGTCGAGACGCAGCCGCGCGCCGCCGCGACCCAGATCGCCCGCACCAACCGGCAGACCACGCTGACCATCACCGCCAACCTCGGCGCCAAGGTCACCGCGCCGGAAGCCAGGCAGGCGATCGAGGACACCCTCAACGCAGTCAGCTTCCCGGTCGGCTACCGCTACAGCTTCGACGGCGCGGACGGCCAGGACGACGACCAGGCCAGCAAGCAGATGCTGTTCAACCTGCTGATCGCGCTGGTGATGATCTACGTGGTCATGGCCGCGATGTTCGAATCGCTGCTGTTCCCGGTGGCAATCATGAGCGGCGTGCTGTTCTCGGTGTTCGGCGTGTTCTGGCTGTTCTGGATCACCGGCACCAGCTTCGGGATCATGGCCTTCATCGGCATCCTGGTGCTGATGGGCGTGGTGGTGAACAACGGCATCGTGATGATCGAGCACATCAACAACCTGCGCCGGCGTGGGCTGGGCCGCACCGAGGCGCTGATCGAAGGCTCGCGCGAGCGCCTTCGCCCGATCATGATGACCATGGGCACGGCGATCCTGGCGATGGTGCCGATCTCGCTGACCACCACGCAGATGTTCGGCGACGGCCCGGCCTACTACCCGATGGCGCGCGCCATCGCCGGCGGCCTGGCGTTCTCGACCGTGGTCAGCCTACTGTTCCTGCCGACCATCTACGCGGTCCTGGACGATCTCAGCAACGGCGTGGCCAACCTGGTGCGGCGCGCGCGTGGGCGTCGCGGCATGGCCGCGCAGATGGTGTCCTGATCCGGAGGCTTCAGACGACCTGTGGGAGGGGCTTCAGCCCCCGACGCCGTACTGCTGAGTCGTCGGGGCTGAAGCCCCTCCCACAAAGGCGAACCCGCGCGGTGACAGTTGCCGCCGCCGCGCGGCGGGTACTCAACCCGCCAGCTTGCCGAAGATGCGGAAGCCGGCCAGCCACACGCCGAGCATGCTGCCCAGGTTGGTCAGCAGGAAGGTCAGCACCACCCGCGAGACGCGGTTGCGGTACCAGCCGCGCAGGTTCTGCGCATCGTCGCGCAGCGCCAGGAAATCGCCATAGGCCGGCTTGCGCATGTGCACTTCGACGAGGGCGCTGAACGCCCCGGCCGGCACGCCCGGGCGGAACGGCTTCAGCGGCGCGGCGATGGCGCCGGCGATCACGCTCAGCGGATGCCCGCCGGCCAGGATGCAGCCCAGCCCGGCCAGGCCGCCGGTGAACAGCACCCACTGCAGCAGCAGGTCGGTGCCCAGGGCGAAGCCGCCGTGCCAGTAGCCCCAGGCCACGCCGCCCAGCACCAGCGCGGTCAGGGTCAGGGTGATCCACGGCACCTTCTTCTTGGTCTGCACCTCTTCCAGCGCCTTGCGCAGCGTCGCCGGGTCGTCCTGGTCGCCCTGCAGGTGCCGCGCCAGGCCGGCCAGGTGGCCCGCGCCGACCACCGCCAGCACGTCGCGCACGCCGGCACCGGGGGCGCCATCCAGCGGTTCGGCATTGCCGGCCAGCGGCAGCGCGCGCTGTTGCGCCTGTTCCTCGCGCAGGCGCGTGGCCATGTAGCGGTCGCGCTCGGCGATGATGGTGTCGTACAGCGCCGGGCTCTCGCTGGCGAAATCGCCGAAGCTGGCTTCGAGCATGTCGCCCTGCTTGAGCTTCTCGATCTCCGCCTCGCCGACCTCGTCGGACGCGAACAAGCCGCCGAGCAGGCCGCTGGCCAGCTTCAGCTTGCCGAAGAAGCCGAGCCGGCTGGAGGCGCGCTTGAAGGTCAGGCCGACTTCGCGATCGATCAGGTACACCGGCAACTGCCGTTCGCGCGCCAGCAGGACTGCGCGCTTGAGTTCGGCGCCGGGCTCGATGCCCAGTTGCTCGGCCAGGCGCCGCTGGTAGGCGGCCAGCGCCAGGTTGGCGGCGAACAGGGCCACGCGGCCCTTGCGGATCACCTGCACCAGGTCCAGCTTGGTCAGTGCGTCCGGGTCGGTCAGCGCCTGCAGGCGTTGCGGATCCAGCTCCACCGCCACCGCATCGAAACGGCCGCTGCCGATCGCCCGTTCCACCGCGGCGACGCTGGCCAGGGACACGTGCGCGGTGCCGAGCAGGGTGTAGCGGATGCCATCGCGTTCGACGATGCGGTACGGCTGGCCGTCGAACAGCGCATCGTCGCCGTCGGCCTGGGAAAGTTCGTTCATTCCATCACTCATCGGAGGGCGCCTCGGCAGCGCCGGGGCTCAGCGGGCATGGGGGTGTGAGGGCATCGGCCGCGATCGGCATGGGCGCCTGCGGCCGGGTCGCGCCGCGCCGCAGTCAACGGCGCAGCATTAGCAAAGACCCGGCACGGCGCTGCGGGTCAGTCGATGTAGCGCTTCAGCAGGTCGCCGTAGGCATCGATGCGGCGGTCGCGCAGGAACGGCCAGATCCGCCGCACGTGCTCGCTGCGCTGCAGGTCGACGTCGCAGACCAGCACGGTCGGCTCGCCACCGGCCTCGGCGATGAACTCGCCCTGCGGCCCGAGCACGTGGCTGTTGCCCCAGAACTGGATGCCCGACGCGCCCAGCGGCGACGGCTCGTGGCCGACCCGGTTGCAGCTCAGCACCGGTACGCCGTTGGCCACCGCATGACCACGATGGCTGAGGATCCAGGCATCGCGCTGGCGTTCCTGCTCGGCCTGTTCGTCGCTGGGGTCCCAGCCGATCGCAGTCGGATACAGCAGCAGTTCGGCGCCGGCCAGGGCCATCAGCCGCGCCGCTTCCGGATACCACTGGTCCCAGCACACCAGTACGCCGAGGCGGCCGACCGAGGTCTGGATCGGGGTGAAGCCCAGATCGCCCGGGGTGAAGTAGAACTTCTCGTAGAAACCCGGATCGTCGGGGATGTGCATCTTGCGGTACTTACCCAGCAGGCTGCCGTCCTTTTCGAACACCGCCGCGGTGTTGTGGTACAGCCCGGCGGCGCGGCGCTCGAACAGCGAGCCGACCAGGACCACGCCATGGCGCTTGGCCAGCGCGCCCAGGCGCTCGGTGCTGGGGCCGGGAATCGGCTCGGCCAGGTCGAATTCGTCCACCGATTCGTGCTGGCAGAAGTACGCGCCGTTGTGCAGTTCCTGCAGCAGCACCAGCTGCGCGCCCTGCGCGGCGGCCTCGGCCACACGCGATTCGATCGCTGCCAGGTTCGCCGCGGCGTCGCCGTGGTTGCGCTCCTGGATCAGCGCGACGGAAAGAGTGTTTCGGCTCATTGCGGAATCAAGGTTCGCGGTAAACCGGCATGGTAGCGCGGATGGCCGCGCGGCAGGTTCCGGGGAGATGAATCCCGCGCCACGCGTGGCGGCGGCGCGGGTGCTCGGTGCTGCGCCGGCGTGCGGCGCAGGCGCGGCGGTTCAGTCCGCCAGCAGTCCGGCCGGCAGCTGCATGGTGATGCAGTGCAGGCTGCCGTTCTGCCAGATCAGCGCGCGGCAGGGGATCGGCACGATCTCGTGCTGCTGGAAGGCCTGCGCCATCACCGCCTGCGCCTGCGCATCGGCCGCGTCGCCGTAGGCCGGCATCAGCACCGCGCCGTTGACGATCAGGAAGTTGGCGTAGGACGCGGCCAGGCGCCGGCCCTGATCGATCACCGGCTGCGCCCACGGCAGCGGGAACAGGCGATAGGGCGCGCCCTCGGCGGTACGCAATGCGGCCAGTTCGGCGCCCATCGCCTGCAGCTCGGCGTAGTGCGAATCGCCGGCGTCGTCGCAGGCCTGGTAGACGATCGCATCGGTCCCGGCGAAGCGGGCGAGGGTGTCGATGTGCGCGTCGGTGTCGTCGCCTTCCAGGTAGCCGTGGTCCAGCCACAGCACGCGCTGCTGCGCCAGCCAGTCGGCCAGGTCGTGGCTGAGCGATTCGCGGCTGCGCTGCGGGTGGCGCTCGTGCAGGCACTGCCAGGTGGTCAGCAGGGTGCCGGCGCCATCGCAGTCGATGGCGCCGCCTTCCAGGGCGAAGTCGATGCGGCGCACGTCGCTGTCGGCGAACAGGCCCTGCTCGGCCAGCACGCTCACCAACTGGTCGTCACGACTGGCCTGGAACTTGCCGCCCCAGCCGGTGAAGCGGAAGTCCAGCAGTTGGAAGCCGCCGCCGGCGCGCGCCAGGGTGATCGGGCCGGAATCGCGCAGCCAGGTGTCGTCGTACTCGGCCTCGACGAAGCGCACCCGCTGCATGTCCACCCGCGCCGAGCGTAAGCGCGCCTCGGCGTAGATCTGCAGGTCGGCGTCGGTCACGCAGATCAGCACCCGCTGGAAGCGCACGATCGCCGCGACCAGGGCGATGTAGGTTTCCTCGACCTCGGCCAGGCGCTCGGCCCAGTCGGTGCCGGCATGCGGCCAGGCGATCAGGATGGCGGACTGGGGCTCCCATTCCGCGGGAAGGCGAAGACGATCAGTCATTGCGACCACTACTCAGGTTGTGCCCGGCATCGCGCCAGGGTGTGTGTCGTTCGTATCCCGCACCGACGGGGCGCGGGAGCTTTGCGCCGCGCCGCGGCTGGGCGACCGCGACGCGGCAGTGCTGGGGTGCTCGGCCAGGCGCACGCGCGACCGGGTGCAGGGGCGGCGTCAGCGGATCGCGGGTTTCGGGCCGATCTCGTTGGCGTCGGCCTTGTTGGCGACCACGTCCACCACCTTCTGTTTCTCGAAGTACACGGTGAAGGCCGGATAGACCCAGCGGTTGATGGTCGGCCATTGCCGCTTCTGGCCGCCACGCGGCTCCAGTTTCTGCTGCGGTGCGCCGTAGCGCGCCTGCACCTGGGCCATGCTCAGGCCGCGGGTCGGCAGCGCCGCGGCGGGCTCTTCCTTGACCCGGTCGACCAGCAGGGTCTCGGCGTGGGCGCCGCCGGCCAGGCCCAACACGGCCAGCAGCGGCAGGACGGACAGACGATGCTTCATCACGTGTACTCCCCAGAGGACGAACGCCGATTACAGCAAACTTCGATAACAAAAAACCGCCCGAAGGCGGCTTTCGTCGACGACCGGCCACCGCTGCGCGCGGCGCGGCAGGGCAGGCCGGGTCGGATCAGCGCTGACGCGCCTTGAAACGGGGATTGGACTTGCAGATCACGAAGACCTTACCGCGGCGGCGGACCACCTTGCAGTCGCGGTGACGGGCCTTCGCCGACTTCAGGGAGGACAGGACTTTCATGGCACACCTCGGCGTAAACTTGTGGATTCGAAGGAGGGCGGCACGGCCGAAACCATGGCGCGGGATCAGTAAGCCGGCGATTGTAGCCTGGTTTTCTTCATGGTTTCAACTGCTTGCGCCAGCCCGGCCGGCGTCGGCGCTACAATGCGCCGCCCCCCGTCCGAGGAACCGCATGAACGAGCCCGCTCCCGTCCTGACCATCGATGGCCCTTCCGGGGCCGGCAAAGGCACCGTCAGCCGCATCGTCGCCGCCCGCCTGGGCTGGCATTACCTGGATTCGGGTGCGCTGTACCGGGCGGTCGGGGTGGCGGCCAGCTGGGCCAATCTGGACATTTCCGACGCCGCCGCCCTGGTGCGCTGCACGTTCGACACCCGAGTGGATTTCGACGAGGTCGCCGATGGCGGCCTGCGGGTGCGGATCAACGGCGCCGATGCCACCGACGAGCTGCGCCTGGAGACCACCGGTGCGGTGGCCTCGGCGATCGCCGCCATCCCCGAGGTGCGTGCGGCGCTGAAACAGCGCCAGCGCGCCTTCCGCACCCCGCCGGGGCTGGTCGCCGACGGCCGCGACATGGGGACGGTGATTTTTCCGGACGCCCCGTACAAGGTGTTCCTGACCGCCAGCGCCGAGGAGCGCGCCCAGCGCCGGCATAAGCAGTTGAAGGAAAAAGGGGTTTCGGTTATATTCGACGACCTGCTGCGCGAGATCATGGCCCGCGACGCACGCGATGCGCAACGCGCGGTGGCCCCGCTGAGGCCGGCAGACGATGCCGTCCTCCTCGATACCACCGGCATGGACATCGACCAGGTGGTGGGCCGCGTCCTGCAGTTGCTGCCGGTCTGAGCGGCACGCAGGGCAGGGCAGCAGTTTGGTGGCGTCATGCACGCCACCGGTTCCTCGTTACACCCGCAACATCCATGTTCCACCGATAGCGTCAAAGGCTCCGCTGCGCAATTCCGCGCTGCGGTTTTTCCATTCCACACCCGGCCGCTGTTCGGGCCGACTAACAGGTGGACAGTCGCTGTTTTCCAGAAGAAAACGCCCTGTCCGTGTGTCCACTAGAGTAATTTCAAATGACCGAATCTTTTGCCGAACTGTTCGAAGCCAGCCAAGCCAACCTGGCCAAGCTGAAGCCCGGCGCCATCGTCACCGGTACCGTCGTGGAAGTCCGCGGCGACGTGGTGGTGATCAACGCCGGCCTGAAGTCCGAAGGCATCGTGCCGATCGAGCAGTTCCGTAACGACGCTGGCGAAATCGACGTCGCCGAAGGCGACCTGGTCAAGGTCGCGCTCGACTCGCTCGAGAACGGCTTCGGCGAGACCGTGCTGTCGCGCGAGAAGGCCAAGCGCGCCATGGTGTGGGACGAGCTGGAAGAAGCGTTGGAGAAGAACGAGACCATCACCGGCCGCATCAGCGGCAAGGTCAAGGGTGGTTTCACCGTGGACATCAAGGATGTCCGCGCGTTCCTGCCCGGTTCGCTGGTGGATGTGCGCCCGGTGCGCGACCCGGCCTACCTGGAAGGCAAGGAACTGGAGTTCAAGCTGATCAAGCTGGACCGCAAGCGCAACAACGTGGTGGTCTCGCGTCGTGCGGTGGTCGAGAGCGAGCACTCGGAAGAGCGCGAGCAGCTGATGGACAAGCTGCAGGAAGGCGCGATCCTGAAGGGCGTGGTCAAGAACCTGACCGACTACGGCGCGTTCGTGGACCTGGGCGGCATCGACGGCCTGCTGCACATCACCGACATGGCCTGGAAGCGCGTGCGCCATCCGTCCGAAGTGGTCAACGTCGGCGACGAGCTGGACGTGCGCGTGCTGAAGTTCGATCGCGAGCGTAACCGCGTCAGCCTCGGCCTGAAGCAGCTGGGCGAGGATCCGTGGGACAACATCGCGCGCCGTTACCCGGCCAACAGC encodes the following:
- a CDS encoding efflux RND transporter permease subunit, with amino-acid sequence MSVAEFSIRRPVTTIMCFVSLVVVGLIAAFRLPLEALPDISAPFLFVQLPYTGSTPDEVERNLVRPTEEALATMTGIKRMRSTATADGANIFIEFSDWDRDIAIAASDARERIDAIRADLPADLRRYNVFKWSSSDQPVLKVRLAGAADLTGAYDMLDREFKRRLERIPGVAKVSVSGAPPNEVEIAIAPDRLSAHNLSLNQLSERLGKLNFSLSAGQIDDNGQRLRVQPVGELRDLQELRDLVIDAKGLRLGDIAEVRLKPTRMSYGRRLDGRPAVGLDVFKERSANLVEVSRAVLAEVEQIRKQPALSDVQIKVIDNQGKAVTSSLAELAEAGAVGLLLSVTVLFFFLRHWPSTLMVTLAIPICFAITLGFMYFAGVTLNILTMMGLLLAVGMLVDNAVVVVESIYQERERMPDQPQRASILGTRNVAIALSAGTLCHCIVFLPNLFGETNNISIFMSQIAITISVSLLASWLVAVSLIPMLSARMRTPALLHSPHGLIPRLQRRYARVLAWSLAHRGWSVCAILLISALSVIPMLQTKKDMFGGDGGEQVFIGYQWKGAYTREQMAEEVTRLERFIDARRAQYHVTQVYSWFSEEEGSSTTLTVDLKQVRDLPTLMERIRKELPRSARVGFHVGNSNGGDGGNGGGQTVQVQLVGDSTEALRALADDVVPLLARRKELRDVRVDSGDRSAELAVRVDRERAAAFGFSAEQVASFVGLALRGASLREFRHGDNEVPVWVRFAGAEQTSPEDLDSFNVRTQDGRSVPLLSLVETQPRAAATQIARTNRQTTLTITANLGAKVTAPEARQAIEDTLNAVSFPVGYRYSFDGADGQDDDQASKQMLFNLLIALVMIYVVMAAMFESLLFPVAIMSGVLFSVFGVFWLFWITGTSFGIMAFIGILVLMGVVVNNGIVMIEHINNLRRRGLGRTEALIEGSRERLRPIMMTMGTAILAMVPISLTTTQMFGDGPAYYPMARAIAGGLAFSTVVSLLFLPTIYAVLDDLSNGVANLVRRARGRRGMAAQMVS
- a CDS encoding TraB/GumN family protein; translation: MSDGMNELSQADGDDALFDGQPYRIVERDGIRYTLLGTAHVSLASVAAVERAIGSGRFDAVAVELDPQRLQALTDPDALTKLDLVQVIRKGRVALFAANLALAAYQRRLAEQLGIEPGAELKRAVLLARERQLPVYLIDREVGLTFKRASSRLGFFGKLKLASGLLGGLFASDEVGEAEIEKLKQGDMLEASFGDFASESPALYDTIIAERDRYMATRLREEQAQQRALPLAGNAEPLDGAPGAGVRDVLAVVGAGHLAGLARHLQGDQDDPATLRKALEEVQTKKKVPWITLTLTALVLGGVAWGYWHGGFALGTDLLLQWVLFTGGLAGLGCILAGGHPLSVIAGAIAAPLKPFRPGVPAGAFSALVEVHMRKPAYGDFLALRDDAQNLRGWYRNRVSRVVLTFLLTNLGSMLGVWLAGFRIFGKLAG
- a CDS encoding carbon-nitrogen hydrolase encodes the protein MSRNTLSVALIQERNHGDAAANLAAIESRVAEAAAQGAQLVLLQELHNGAYFCQHESVDEFDLAEPIPGPSTERLGALAKRHGVVLVGSLFERRAAGLYHNTAAVFEKDGSLLGKYRKMHIPDDPGFYEKFYFTPGDLGFTPIQTSVGRLGVLVCWDQWYPEAARLMALAGAELLLYPTAIGWDPSDEQAEQERQRDAWILSHRGHAVANGVPVLSCNRVGHEPSPLGASGIQFWGNSHVLGPQGEFIAEAGGEPTVLVCDVDLQRSEHVRRIWPFLRDRRIDAYGDLLKRYID
- a CDS encoding agmatine/peptidylarginine deiminase → MTDRLRLPAEWEPQSAILIAWPHAGTDWAERLAEVEETYIALVAAIVRFQRVLICVTDADLQIYAEARLRSARVDMQRVRFVEAEYDDTWLRDSGPITLARAGGGFQLLDFRFTGWGGKFQASRDDQLVSVLAEQGLFADSDVRRIDFALEGGAIDCDGAGTLLTTWQCLHERHPQRSRESLSHDLADWLAQQRVLWLDHGYLEGDDTDAHIDTLARFAGTDAIVYQACDDAGDSHYAELQAMGAELAALRTAEGAPYRLFPLPWAQPVIDQGRRLAASYANFLIVNGAVLMPAYGDAADAQAQAVMAQAFQQHEIVPIPCRALIWQNGSLHCITMQLPAGLLAD
- the ykgO gene encoding type B 50S ribosomal protein L36, with product MKVLSSLKSAKARHRDCKVVRRRGKVFVICKSNPRFKARQR
- the cmk gene encoding (d)CMP kinase translates to MNEPAPVLTIDGPSGAGKGTVSRIVAARLGWHYLDSGALYRAVGVAASWANLDISDAAALVRCTFDTRVDFDEVADGGLRVRINGADATDELRLETTGAVASAIAAIPEVRAALKQRQRAFRTPPGLVADGRDMGTVIFPDAPYKVFLTASAEERAQRRHKQLKEKGVSVIFDDLLREIMARDARDAQRAVAPLRPADDAVLLDTTGMDIDQVVGRVLQLLPV